In the genome of Brachypodium distachyon strain Bd21 chromosome 3, Brachypodium_distachyon_v3.0, whole genome shotgun sequence, the window AGTGGGGCGAGCATCGACGGCGCGCAGGGCGGCCCTGCCGGCCGGCTTCCGTCCGTTGTCCTCGAGGGCCAAGGCGCCCTGGCTACCGGCCATGTGCAGACGACCCAAGCAGGCAGCTGCCTAAAGGGGAGCACCGGAACAGGCCGGGTAATGGGCATCTGCTGGGCTGGGCCTCTGATTAGTAGTATAGActtcatttttgcaaaaaacctCGGCGGACGATGGTCCGGTTAGGCCTGTACATAGCTCTCCCGGTGCTGGCTACCGTGGGTTACAGCACACGGGAAATATACAAACAAGTTAACCCGAGGCGGCAGTGCTGGCTGTTGGGGAGTTCTAAATCGGAGGATCCAAGGAATACTTCGGTCATACACAAACTTAATAAGTAGTCCCACAACTGTCTCATCCACGCCAAGGCCAACCGTTCTAATTGTATCGTGAGTTTATGATTCGTCCACCGCCACCATCTAGGTTTCAAACGCTCGCTAGCATATTTGATATTCGCATATTAGTATAAAATTCTCGCATTCCAGTTTCGATATGTGCGCTGAGAGCATTTACAAAAGTGATTCCTAGTTGGAAATTGTTGATGCAAATTGTAAACAACGGAGAATAAGTGTCTCTCCTAAGAGTCAACCCAAAGTCTGCCTCGTTACCTTTGCATACAATTGAATTTGCttaatactccgtataatATATGTTACACTAATTATTTGCTACTAACTCTAAAAGGTGAAGCGACAACGGTGAATATATTATATATTACTACTCTTTAAGCCACAGTTGGCGTAAGTCCGTGCCTCGTATGTCCACTCACCTAAATTACATCGATGCCACCGCCCCAGATGCTCTCCTTTTTCCTGAACGAAAAAACATCCCGATCTTTCCTTTCCCGCGCTCGCCCCCGCCTCATAgggttcgccgccgcctcccttgcactccgccgccacgcgccgctcccGTCCACAGCCCCTGGAAACACCGCCACACGGTCTCCTAGGGTTTgctcctccgctgccgcccTGGCCCGTCTCGCGCTGGCCCTCCATCCCGCCTCCCGCAGCCCCACGGCCGAGCCCCTCCCAACCCGCTGCTCGCCCCCAAGTgaaggccgccgccaccgcagtCCGATCTTCCCCCGTCGTCATCACCGCTGGATCCGGCCGTCCCCGGCCTCCATCTCCCCTTCTCCACCCGTGGGTCTCCGGCCCTGCGCATCGCCCAGAGGTTTCCCGCTCTCACCTGAGGAGTTCGCCGCTGACGGCCTCCACAAGGACCTGATAGTCGTCCTGTCAACTTGTCCCTTTGGAGGTATTTTCTGGGTTTGTCATTGCCAACTTTGCATATCGCTTTTCATGCTTTCAACGGCTATGTATGGTCTCATGAAACCAACTAGGTTGCAGGGAGTGTTAGATAATATACATCTGGAAGGTTGGACTGGTATGCATTGTGTATTAGGAAATTTGGACACATATTATGAGCTTAATTTATACGGGTTCTATTTTTTATGAGGAAATTTGGACAGATATTATGAGCTTAATTTATACATCTGGAAGGTTGGACTGGTATGCATTGTGCATTAGGAAATTACAGACACATATATGTACTCTctcagtcccatattaagtcCTCATTGAGCATGCAAAGAGTATATATAGTTTCTTGATTTTTCCCTTGATTATAAACGTCTAAAGGACATCATAACAACAGATCCTTAACTAAGCTACCAAGTTCATctctcaatttttttccctAATTACCTTCTTTACAGATGGCCACATCTGACCCTAAAACTGAATTGTGTTACTGCTCCTTGTGCTGCTACAGCATGTTCCTAAAACAAATGGAGATATTCCTTCTCTTGATGAAGCCTTTTCAGATCATCAAAGACACCTTTACATGTAAATAACCCAGTAGTACATTTGTTTGGTCGCCAAGCCATAGTAAATCAGGATTCTCAAAACTATGATTAATACAACCTGAAGCTTATGGCAGGGGAGGAGGTGATGCAATTTTGTTAATGCCCTGTAGTACCCTGTAGCCATAGTAAATTAGTAAATAAGGATTCTCAAAACTATGATAAATAACCCTGTAGTACCTgtagtacaatttttttgttaatgcttgattttctctctctcgaAAATGTGATGCAATTTTgggtgttttttttcctcgaTTGGTTGCAGGGGAGGATGAAGCTATTGTGGTCGTTTATATGCTATTGCAGTTGATGAAGTTATAATCCTCCACGATCTCCAGAACTAAAAGGAAGTATGTGAGAAAAGGAAGAGTCATGGCAACACCTTGTCTTAATTATGTTTGTCTtcccgttgcaacgcacggacaccTAACAAGTATTATACTAGGtgattcaaaaaaattctatatgtacatctgaatatgattttacaaacaaatgataataatatgatttaatgtaaaataaatatgaatatcGTATCACAAAACGATTTTATCATTCATAACACCCATCCAACAAAACAGTAGGTGTAATTTTGATGTGAATGAACATTAacaatttcgaaaaaaatcgAAAAATGAAGTTTCGTCAACCTGAATATTTGTAGATCTTAGAAAATTGAGACACATATCATGACAACATGTGTGTTTggtaaaatatttatatgcaacgtgaaggaagatgaaaaatcttaggtatcaaaatattaaattcgaaTATACCAACATGGATTTCTTGTGtacaacaacacatgatgtgaATGGTGATATGAAGTCTTTAAATGCCCACGGTTTGCATGATGTGGATGCTGATGTTAACACCTTGTATGTCAAGATTGTAAGTTAATAGAGATCAATGTTATAGGTTATATAGACGGCGGTGACCAAGCTTACACAACACGCACCGAACATTGctaaaaacacacacactgAACACGCGGCATACGAATAGCATGCTGCCGCCGTGGCCCCTGATACCATCGGACACGTTTGCCCAGGTTTCGCTGACACGCGTGCGCGCCCCAGGCAAATTGCAGCGGTTAACCTTGCGCGACCAATCTGTTCACCGGCGAATCCTCTTTCTTGTCACAGGCTCGTGCTCCCTCACGTTCGACCAACAGCACTTTTTACGCCAGCTCGCGCCATGCGCCGCCCGTGGAAGCACCCCACCCCGGCgtacggcgccgccgccgccgctgcgcgcCACGGCTCCGCCGACCTGTGCCTCCGCGAGGTCGGGGggctcctcccccgccgcttcgcccgccgcgccgccgcctccgaggTCTCCCTCTCCCGTCCCCGCGCCCTCCTCTCTGCTTATCTCTAGCGATTACGCTTCGATCGGTTTATCACGGGAGCGGATCGGCGTAGGCAGCGGTCGGGACGCCGGTTTGTGGCATCGGCGTTGCCTCCAGCTGTGGATCGTGCTGCGTAATGTTCTGGTCGGGGTCTTCTGTCGATTTAGCTGAGATTTAGTTTTGGGTGGGTTTGGACCTTCACTGATGCCACTCAGTCGCGGAGCTTGACAAGAATGTTTtggggagggggggagggggggggggggggggagagatgCCAGGCGATGCACAGTCATGTATGTTTTGGTCATTTTAGTGGTTCCTGTAGATGCTACTCGATAACATATGGTTGCAGATAATGAGCTGTGGTGATTCGGGGGATGAGTATGAATGATACTTGTGAAGCTAagtttgtttttcaaaaaggagggTGATctctggcctctgcatcataTGATGCACACATCTTGTTCCTTATCAAGTAATGCGCAGAATGAAATAGTGGTTGCATTTGTTGTATGTTGCTACTTGCTAATATAAGTGCTGTTGTACAGGACCTCATAATGCGCCTCCAGATTCACAAGAAGCTCAACAGGCACACAGGATGTGTGAACACAGTGGGCTTCAATGCAGATGGTGACACCCTCATATCGGGGTCCGATGATCAGCTGGTAATGTTGTGGGACTGGGACACTGGTGCAGTTAAATTGCAGTTTCATTCAGGCCATGCCGATAATGTGTTCCAAGCACGGTTCATGCCTTACACGGATGATCGCACCATTGTCACTTGCGCAGCTGATGGCGAGGTAGATGTGTTAACTTCTGTTTGATAATATTACATATTTTAGATGGTGATAGTAAGTTCAGAGGTTACGATGTGTTAATGCAATCAGGTAAGAATTGCCAAGATCCAGGATGGTGGAGATGTGCCTACTTCATTGCTTGGTGAACATGATGGAAGGGCTCACAAGTTGGCAATAGAGCCTGGAAGCCCTTACATTTTCTATAGCTGTGGCGAAGACGGCCTTGTTCAACATGTAAGGACCCCAACTACCCCCTCTCGATCTCCTGTGCACACATACAGCATTTGACATTTGTATAAATCAAGTTCTGCCTGATTATaattagcctttttttttgttcttgtgcAGTTTGATTTAAGGACAGATACAGCCACCAAACTATTTATTTGCAGAAACTCTTTTACAAAACCAGGATACTCCTCTCATATCCATCTTAATGCGATTGCAATGGATCCACGGAATCCGAATCTTCTTGGAGTTGGAGGAAGCAATTCTTTTGCTCGTGTCTATGATATTCGTAAATACAAGTGGGATGGGTCATCTGATTTCGGTCACCCTTCTGACTGCTATTGTCCACCACATCTTATTAACACTAGGAGTCCGGGTGTTGGAATAACAGGGTTAGCATTTTCTCACCAGAGTGAGTTGCTTGTATCTTACAATGATGAGAATATTTACCTTTTCCCCAAAAATGGAGGGCTGGGACCCGACCCAAAATCGTCTGTCAAGATTGAAGGCAATCAAGGGTCCAAATCAACAATGGCTGCATTTGACGAAGATACTGTTCGACCTGCGCCTCAGGTATATGTTGGGCATCGTAATTGTGAGACTGTGAAGGGCGTGACTTTCATTGGGCCAAATCATGAATATGTTGCTAGTGGGTCAGACTGTGGTCGGTTATTTATTTGGAGAAAGAGAGATGGAAATTTTTTACGGGCGATGGAGGGTGATGAATGCATTGTCAATTGTATTGAGCCCCATCCTCATGCCATGACGATTGCAAGCAGTGGAATTGATAATGATGTGAAGCTATGGACTCCCTCTGCTATGGAGCGAGCACGAGTGCTAAATGTCGAGGAGGTAAACCTCCTGGCCTTCTATACGTCCTTATCATCTCAACTTCCActggattttattttctatccTCCATGTAATATTTACTCCGTACTTTGCCAGTGAAGAACCTTACCTGCCATACCATATTGAAGGGCTGACTAATGATCACTGATCAGTTGTTTACCAGGAAAATCCTCATTTTGGTTTATCTATATGAAGCATTTTCATGAGTATAGTTTgttagatactccctccgtcccatattaattgtctcaaaatttgtccaaatatggatgtatctatgcctaaaaagcatgTAATAtcttgacaattaatatgggacggagggagtatgtcttATAGCTGTTTCAGGTATCCTTATGCAATAACTCTACATGTACGATATATTGGCCTTTCGCCCCATGAATATACAAGGTTACTATTCCTAAAATTGTATCTGAGACAAGGTTGTAGGTATCTCTATTGACAATTTGGCATCCTTCTTTAAGCTTTGAAGTGTGCATTATATGCATTTACCAGCATTCTTATTTGTCTTAATTAGGATAGGAAGACATGAAACCTTTAATGTTTTACTGTCGATTTTAAGTTCGGAGCTTTTATCTCTGTTTCTCATTTGTTCTCCATTCTTCTCTTCCAGTTGAAGCCCCGAAAGAGAAAAGCAAAGCTCTGGCACTTTGCCTTACCGGAGCAATTGGTCTGGCACGTGCTGACTTCACGTCGTAGGCAGCAAGGAGCGGGAGAAGATTCATCTGAGGATCTTGAAGACAACACAGAATTGCTTAATCTTGTACTGCAAGCTGCAGACAGAGATAACTCGTCTGATGACAGTGATGAGGATAAAGAAATCTCTGATGGTTCTGAAGACTAGAGCCAAATGATCTATTGTCCTCTGGGAATCTTGCAAAGCAAGTTTGTATATATACAATGATAATTTTATTCCATTTTCATGGATAATAATAGCATAAATGTGCTTATGTAGCTCGTGACTATCATTGCTGCTATACATCTGTGTTCCTAGAGCGTATTATTGAGAATTTCCAGGCGTAAACTTGGTATGCCGTCTCTTCAGAAAATCTGCAGTTGAGCCGCTTTGGCAACACTCATTAATTTTGTTGAAGAAAGATGCAAATTTTTACTATtccttaatttgcagttgGCTCGTACGTCGTCCGCTCCCTACCGATTCCGCGCTCGCCAACAAAATTACATCGATGCCGCCCAACTGCCCCGCGATCCTGCATCCACCCGATCGCTCGAGTATCTCGCCTCCCATCTCACCCCACACGAtgaagccgccgccacccatccACCCATCCAAACGCCGGTGCGCCTCCGCCATCCCTTCCTCTGCCGTCGGGCTCTGTTGTGGTCCCACACAGGATGACGCCACCGCCCCTTCCAAATCCGGCGTAGGCGGTGGTGGCCCGCATCGCCGAGCCTCCCATCTCAAGAAAGGACTCCCTCAAGAAACCCTCGACGGGATCTGGAAGTAGGcttccctcctccccgccaGGAGGAGCTCAAGCAGgtgtgtcggggggatgaccccgggtagggtcatggcgacacaactctaatAGAGATGACAGAAAGCCGGCATAGTtatatatgccggcatcgtaaggtgaaaactaacactaagccggcatcccgggcgtatgccggcatgactattttgtcttatgagtttgcaggataagaaCGAGCACccgccgagatctctcaacggtcttatcctgaccacgtggtgcaaaataaaacagatccatcatcatctcagaaaagcagtcagcaCCTGCGTACCGGCGTGAGGCgactgcagagaggaagcaccgaaagagaatctctgacggaagccggcagaggatagcgaTACTTTCTGCAGGGGGACAgagaaaagtaaagttgtcttgtccctgCGGTGCTAccgggagggaaccaagccgcgtgcccggtggggcccaaggaagatgacgttagactcggctcacatgtcagtgtgacatgggcggcctataaataaaaccttacccctctgtaggAAGGGGGAGTGTGCACTTAGAcaactagggtttccccttcttcttcttcttcttcttcttcttcttcttcttctttctttctcaagaatacagcttaAGGAGCGTCATTGTTGAGGTTgcttatctcggctaatacaacaaagcaggaatAGGAGTCTGACCTctgcaagagggctccgaacctgggtagatcCGTGTGTGCTGtgatttgtgtgtgttttctttcacgtcctccctccccctGTTTCTCTTTCATTTATCGGTCCCAAGTTAAGTCATCCTATGACATCtgtcgtgacaccaccacgatgCGCCTCGTCGGCGGAGCGGCCTGTGAGATTCGCCCGCCCCAGATGCTTCCGCT includes:
- the LOC100829926 gene encoding DDB1- and CUL4-associated factor 8, encoding MRRPWKHPTPAYGAAAAAARHGSADLCLREVGGLLPRRFARRAAASEDLIMRLQIHKKLNRHTGCVNTVGFNADGDTLISGSDDQLVMLWDWDTGAVKLQFHSGHADNVFQARFMPYTDDRTIVTCAADGEVRIAKIQDGGDVPTSLLGEHDGRAHKLAIEPGSPYIFYSCGEDGLVQHFDLRTDTATKLFICRNSFTKPGYSSHIHLNAIAMDPRNPNLLGVGGSNSFARVYDIRKYKWDGSSDFGHPSDCYCPPHLINTRSPGVGITGLAFSHQSELLVSYNDENIYLFPKNGGLGPDPKSSVKIEGNQGSKSTMAAFDEDTVRPAPQVYVGHRNCETVKGVTFIGPNHEYVASGSDCGRLFIWRKRDGNFLRAMEGDECIVNCIEPHPHAMTIASSGIDNDVKLWTPSAMERARVLNVEELKPRKRKAKLWHFALPEQLVWHVLTSRRRQQGAGEDSSEDLEDNTELLNLVLQAADRDNSSDDSDEDKEISDGSED